In the Bacteroidota bacterium genome, one interval contains:
- a CDS encoding DUF6089 family protein gives MKRTILLLVLMTLFKVSYSQRYEIGVFAGGNNVIGDIGSDYYVNPNGITGGGLFKWNVNPRLALRANIFYSISTGNYIDSNYPYDSYSDEFAGDGERFENHIGNGEILAEWNFLEYDLRTAKNHTPYMFLGIGGLIFDGSSSGRTIQIPFGVGYKYALSYKWVLGADLGFRYTFTNNLDASEIKSVGNLNSNDWFTTLGLTLTYVFGRDPCCLGQ, from the coding sequence ATGAAGAGGACAATATTGCTTTTGGTATTGATGACACTTTTTAAAGTTTCATATTCCCAACGTTATGAAATCGGTGTTTTTGCCGGTGGAAATAATGTGATAGGAGATATTGGGAGTGATTATTATGTTAATCCGAACGGTATAACCGGAGGGGGGCTTTTTAAATGGAATGTAAACCCAAGGTTGGCTTTGCGGGCTAATATATTTTATTCTATATCAACAGGTAATTACATTGATTCGAACTATCCATATGATAGTTATAGTGATGAGTTTGCCGGTGATGGAGAAAGGTTTGAAAATCATATAGGTAATGGTGAGATTTTGGCCGAGTGGAATTTTTTGGAGTATGACTTAAGGACTGCCAAAAACCATACACCGTATATGTTTCTTGGAATAGGAGGATTGATTTTCGATGGTAGTTCATCAGGAAGAACAATACAAATTCCTTTTGGAGTTGGATATAAGTATGCTCTTTCGTATAAATGGGTTTTGGGGGCTGATTTAGGGTTTAGATATACATTTACAAATAATCTGGATGCCTCGGAAATTAAGTCTGTTGGAAATCTTAATTCGAATGATTGGTTTACAACATTAGGACTTACATTGACCTATGTTTTTGGAAGGGATCCATGTTGCCTGGGGCAATAG